The following proteins come from a genomic window of Gemmatimonadota bacterium:
- the priA gene encoding primosomal protein N' has translation MALPLPLDRTFTYALPDDAPAPLGARVLVPFRRALRVGWVVDTDVRERPRGLRTVVDVLDGDRPALTVPLLELSRWIAEYYVAPLGLVLRSALPVLLSDHSRDLVLVHPDTRRPGDLGGRALRVFDALRAASGARTVPALGKELGLGSIWPEVRQLVGRGLAHHSVSTPREPAAQTRRVIRLEQWLETLDTREQVLSRAPRQREAYRRLEEAGGELDLGTLAADGLAAAARALVARGIASAMDVERERDPFSDLPVEPTAALTPTTRQAEVLGALVEGLGRPDPAPFLLHGITGSGKTLVYIELLARALEQGRGAIVLVPEIGLTPQTVARFRGRFGDSVAVLHSGLSDGERYDAWRALREGRKRIAVGARSAIFAPIERLGVVVVDEEHDGSYKQSETPRYHARDVAVVRARLEGAVCVLGSATPSLETWVNAERSKYHKLSLPERVSGGALPPVEVIDLRVKKEAEGRRRAPPDEEVPARGEGGLVLSPPLIVAVRTRLQREEQSILLLNRRGYSSFLQCEACGYVAECEDCSVSMTFHRARGRVVCHHCGREEEAPRTCPRCREGELGYRGIGTEQVERVVAQTFPGARIARMDLDTTGGKWAHHRILERVGKGEVDILLGTQMIAKGLDFPNVTLVGVINADVGLHLPDFRASERTFQLLSQVAGRAGRGTKGGQVLIQSAVPEHYVVQAALRHDFEAFAARELVERSTAGYPPFVRLINVVISSPDQPKAAEEAERLADRVLGWLAAGRYPGLRLTGPAPAPIERLHGRWRWHFLLRGPAADLGRAAHALLEAGEEAPGDVRVVVDRDPVALL, from the coding sequence GTGGCGCTGCCCCTTCCTCTCGATCGCACGTTCACGTACGCGCTCCCGGACGACGCCCCAGCGCCGCTGGGGGCGCGGGTATTGGTGCCGTTTCGCCGCGCGCTGCGGGTGGGCTGGGTGGTGGACACCGACGTGCGCGAGCGTCCCCGCGGGCTGCGGACGGTGGTGGACGTTCTCGATGGCGACCGGCCCGCGCTGACGGTGCCGCTCCTGGAGTTGAGTCGCTGGATCGCCGAGTACTACGTCGCGCCTCTCGGTCTGGTGCTGAGATCGGCGCTGCCCGTGCTCTTGTCCGACCACTCGCGCGATCTGGTGCTCGTGCATCCCGACACGCGTAGACCGGGCGACCTGGGCGGTAGAGCCCTGCGCGTGTTCGATGCGTTGCGCGCTGCCTCCGGTGCACGCACGGTCCCGGCCCTCGGCAAGGAGTTGGGTCTGGGATCCATCTGGCCGGAGGTTCGCCAGCTGGTCGGCCGAGGGTTGGCCCACCACTCGGTGAGCACGCCACGCGAGCCCGCGGCGCAGACCCGACGGGTGATCCGCCTGGAACAGTGGCTGGAGACCCTGGACACGCGCGAGCAGGTGTTGTCCCGGGCGCCCAGACAGCGCGAGGCCTACCGACGCCTGGAAGAGGCCGGAGGGGAGCTGGACCTGGGCACGCTGGCGGCCGACGGACTGGCGGCAGCGGCGCGGGCGCTGGTGGCGCGTGGGATCGCCAGCGCGATGGACGTCGAACGCGAGCGCGACCCCTTCTCGGACCTGCCTGTCGAGCCGACGGCGGCGCTGACACCGACCACGCGCCAGGCGGAGGTGCTCGGCGCGTTGGTCGAAGGCTTGGGGCGCCCCGACCCGGCCCCTTTCCTGCTGCACGGCATCACAGGGTCGGGGAAAACGCTGGTCTACATCGAGCTCCTGGCTCGCGCCCTCGAGCAGGGCCGCGGTGCGATCGTGCTGGTACCCGAGATCGGGCTCACCCCCCAAACAGTGGCACGCTTTCGGGGCCGCTTCGGCGACAGCGTGGCCGTCTTGCACTCGGGGCTGTCGGACGGCGAGCGCTACGACGCCTGGCGCGCGCTCAGGGAGGGACGCAAGCGGATCGCGGTGGGCGCCCGCTCCGCCATCTTCGCACCCATCGAACGACTGGGCGTGGTGGTGGTCGACGAGGAGCACGACGGGAGCTACAAGCAATCCGAAACCCCGCGCTATCATGCGCGCGACGTGGCCGTGGTGCGTGCGCGCCTGGAGGGGGCCGTCTGCGTCCTGGGGAGTGCGACGCCGTCGCTCGAGACCTGGGTCAACGCGGAGCGGAGCAAGTACCACAAGCTCAGCCTGCCCGAACGGGTCTCGGGAGGAGCCTTGCCTCCGGTGGAGGTGATCGATCTCCGCGTGAAGAAGGAGGCCGAGGGGAGGCGACGCGCCCCTCCCGACGAGGAGGTCCCAGCCCGGGGGGAAGGCGGCCTGGTACTCTCGCCTCCTCTTATCGTCGCCGTGCGGACGCGCCTACAGCGCGAGGAACAGTCCATCCTGCTGTTGAACCGACGTGGCTACTCCAGCTTCCTGCAATGCGAAGCGTGCGGCTACGTCGCCGAGTGCGAGGACTGCTCCGTCTCGATGACGTTTCATCGGGCGCGGGGCAGGGTGGTGTGTCACCACTGCGGCCGGGAGGAGGAGGCTCCGCGCACGTGTCCACGCTGTCGCGAAGGAGAGTTGGGCTACCGCGGCATCGGTACGGAACAGGTCGAGCGCGTCGTGGCCCAGACCTTCCCCGGTGCGCGGATCGCTCGCATGGACCTCGACACCACGGGTGGGAAGTGGGCGCACCACCGGATCCTGGAGCGGGTGGGCAAGGGAGAGGTCGACATTCTCCTGGGCACCCAGATGATCGCGAAGGGGCTGGACTTCCCGAACGTGACGCTCGTCGGGGTCATCAACGCGGACGTCGGGCTCCACCTCCCCGACTTCAGGGCCAGTGAGCGTACGTTTCAATTGCTCAGCCAGGTTGCGGGGCGGGCCGGTCGGGGGACCAAGGGCGGTCAGGTCCTGATCCAGAGCGCGGTGCCCGAGCACTACGTGGTACAGGCGGCCCTACGCCACGATTTCGAAGCGTTCGCGGCGCGTGAGCTGGTGGAACGGAGCACGGCCGGCTACCCGCCCTTCGTCCGCCTGATCAACGTGGTGATCAGCAGTCCCGATCAGCCCAAGGCGGCCGAGGAGGCGGAGCGACTGGCCGATCGGGTGTTGGGGTGGTTGGCGGCCGGACGCTACCCCGGCTTGCGGCTCACTGGCCCAGCCCCGGCGCCGATCGAACGACTGCACGGCCGCTGGCGTTGGCACTTCCTGCTTCGCGGACCGGCCGCCGATCTGGGGCGTGCCGCGCATGCGCTCCTGGAGGCGGGAGAGGAGGCGCCAGGGGACGTGCGCGTGGTCGTCGACCGGGATCCCGTCGCCCTGCTGTGA
- a CDS encoding Xaa-Pro peptidase family protein, with the protein MSDGLVLRPEGVEAIQTALRERGMDGWLLFEFRGSNPVAASLLSIPWTTRRGFALIPAEGEPVALIHAIERVQWQHWPWQARFYSGWRELETALGELLSGVKRVAMEVSSRSAVPTLDRVPMGIVELVREAGVEILSSGDLVSQFYARWSTEQLHEHRKAAQVLRRVARAAFERARDAQRSGSPTTEGALAQWIRAELAEAGVGVDVGCIVAIGPRASDPHYDPGAVGEPIRSGDVLLIDLWGRTSHEAVPADQTWMAFYGAPLPDDVARVWTAVRDAREAAVRFLQARYTAGEEVRGYEVDDVARRVIEEAGYGPRFVHRTGHSIDRDLHGSGPNLDNLESRDDRELLPGVGFSVEPGIYIPEILGVRSEVDVFWGEGGPEVTTPDPQRDVFLLP; encoded by the coding sequence ATGAGTGATGGACTGGTGCTGCGCCCGGAGGGCGTCGAGGCCATCCAGACCGCGCTGCGCGAGCGCGGTATGGACGGGTGGCTCCTGTTCGAGTTCCGCGGCTCGAATCCCGTGGCTGCGTCGCTGTTGTCCATTCCCTGGACCACTCGTAGGGGCTTCGCGCTGATTCCCGCCGAGGGGGAGCCGGTGGCGCTGATCCACGCCATCGAGCGGGTCCAGTGGCAGCATTGGCCGTGGCAGGCGCGCTTCTACTCCGGTTGGAGGGAGTTGGAAACGGCGTTGGGCGAACTGTTGTCCGGGGTCAAGCGCGTGGCGATGGAGGTCTCGTCCCGCTCCGCCGTTCCGACGCTCGACCGGGTGCCCATGGGCATTGTCGAGCTGGTCCGCGAAGCCGGCGTCGAGATCCTCAGCTCGGGGGACCTGGTCAGCCAGTTCTACGCACGCTGGTCCACGGAGCAATTGCACGAGCACCGGAAGGCCGCCCAAGTGTTGCGGCGGGTGGCCCGGGCGGCGTTCGAACGGGCCCGCGACGCCCAACGCTCCGGGTCCCCGACCACGGAGGGCGCGCTCGCGCAGTGGATCCGCGCCGAGCTGGCCGAGGCCGGGGTGGGCGTCGACGTGGGGTGCATCGTGGCGATCGGGCCCCGGGCCTCGGATCCTCACTACGACCCGGGCGCCGTCGGTGAGCCAATCCGCTCCGGGGACGTGCTGCTCATCGACCTGTGGGGTCGAACCTCGCACGAGGCGGTGCCGGCGGATCAGACCTGGATGGCGTTCTACGGGGCCCCGCTTCCGGATGACGTGGCACGGGTGTGGACCGCGGTGCGCGACGCACGCGAGGCGGCGGTACGCTTCCTCCAGGCGCGCTATACGGCCGGTGAGGAGGTCCGGGGATACGAGGTGGACGACGTCGCTCGTCGGGTGATCGAGGAAGCCGGGTACGGACCGCGCTTCGTCCATCGTACTGGACACTCCATCGACCGCGACCTGCACGGGAGCGGGCCCAACCTCGACAACCTGGAGAGCCGCGACGATCGCGAGCTGCTCCCCGGCGTGGGCTTCTCCGTGGAGCCGGGGATCTACATCCCCGAGATCCTGGGCGTTCGCTCCGAGGTCGATGTCTTCTGGGGCGAAGGGGGGCCGGAGGTGACGACCCCCGATCCTCAGCGGGACGTCTTCCTGCTTCCCTAG
- a CDS encoding methyltransferase domain-containing protein: MSSSLDPNGREIPAGPSARDLIGLAAREVGPPGGAALYRHAALLAGLTSGQDVLDVGCGTAFGLQFLVETFGVHGSGVDVDTHAVERAEARAREAGLADRMHVQVAPMDALPYRDGIFDVSIGGLGTTAGSRPEDAVAEIARVTRPGGSVVLIQLAWTAPVAPARRRRIERLLGFSPLALVEWKRVLSDAGIESIHAEDWSDGRTALRSEAVEPFPDLAVRLSWRERIDVSRRAFKRWGLRGALGVWGEGSRLHRLLAREKLLTLVVLEGTRTGLATVAPIAAPASDRMGTRPSDVSDLPLFGNA; this comes from the coding sequence ATGTCCTCCAGTCTCGACCCGAACGGCCGGGAGATCCCGGCCGGGCCGTCCGCCCGCGATCTGATCGGGTTGGCCGCCCGTGAGGTGGGACCTCCGGGCGGCGCAGCCCTGTATCGCCACGCCGCGCTGCTGGCGGGCCTGACGTCCGGCCAGGACGTGTTGGACGTGGGCTGCGGAACGGCGTTCGGGCTCCAGTTCCTGGTGGAGACCTTCGGCGTCCACGGCTCGGGCGTGGACGTCGACACCCACGCAGTGGAGCGGGCGGAAGCACGGGCCCGCGAGGCGGGGCTGGCAGACCGCATGCACGTTCAGGTCGCCCCCATGGACGCCCTCCCGTATCGGGACGGCATCTTCGACGTCAGCATCGGAGGGCTCGGCACCACGGCGGGGTCACGCCCCGAGGATGCGGTGGCCGAGATCGCGCGAGTGACGCGGCCGGGTGGCAGCGTGGTACTGATTCAGCTGGCGTGGACCGCGCCCGTGGCTCCCGCCCGACGCCGTCGCATCGAACGACTGCTCGGGTTCTCTCCTCTCGCTCTCGTGGAGTGGAAGCGCGTGTTGTCCGACGCCGGGATCGAGTCGATCCACGCGGAGGACTGGTCCGACGGACGGACGGCGCTGCGAAGCGAAGCGGTCGAGCCCTTCCCCGATCTGGCCGTCCGGCTCTCCTGGCGCGAGCGCATCGACGTGTCGCGGCGGGCGTTCAAGCGGTGGGGGCTCCGCGGCGCGCTGGGCGTCTGGGGAGAGGGATCTCGCCTGCACCGGTTGCTCGCCCGTGAGAAGCTGTTGACCCTCGTCGTGCTGGAGGGCACCCGCACCGGGCTCGCCACCGTGGCACCGATTGCGGCACCGGCCTCGGACCGTATGGGGACCCGTCCCTCCGACGTGTCCGACCTCCCTCTCTTCGGCAACGCGTAG
- a CDS encoding cytochrome c-type biogenesis protein CcmH, whose protein sequence is MTRRSRVLLTLLAWVAVASPALAQAPEAQVARPNPDVADRAIGRIRSPYCPGLMLEVCPSPQAAVLRDSIGARAARGEPADSIVEAVLAQIGEEYRAYPKSRGQGLLAWIIPPFALLSGLLIVALVLRHLRDRNPEQLPELDEEEERRVQEALAQLEKAERDTFEVY, encoded by the coding sequence ATGACGCGGAGAAGCAGGGTCCTGCTGACACTGTTGGCCTGGGTGGCCGTGGCCTCGCCGGCGCTCGCGCAAGCGCCCGAAGCGCAGGTGGCCCGCCCGAACCCGGACGTGGCGGACCGCGCCATCGGCCGGATCCGCTCGCCGTACTGCCCCGGGTTGATGCTCGAGGTCTGTCCCTCACCCCAGGCGGCCGTGTTGCGGGACTCCATCGGAGCGCGCGCGGCTCGTGGGGAGCCGGCCGACTCCATCGTGGAGGCCGTGCTCGCCCAGATCGGGGAGGAGTACCGTGCCTACCCCAAGAGCCGGGGTCAGGGGCTTCTCGCTTGGATCATCCCACCCTTCGCCCTCCTCAGCGGGCTGCTCATCGTCGCGCTGGTGCTTCGGCACCTGCGGGACCGGAACCCCGAGCAGTTGCCGGAGTTGGACGAAGAGGAGGAGCGCCGGGTGCAGGAGGCGCTCGCGCAGCTGGAAAAGGCGGAGCGGGACACCTTCGAGGTTTATTGA